One Doryrhamphus excisus isolate RoL2022-K1 chromosome 17, RoL_Dexc_1.0, whole genome shotgun sequence genomic region harbors:
- the mtf1 gene encoding metal regulatory transcription factor 1 → MTENGPRTEAPLYFEVEVDEDEDKVHFDKAEHLMAEPSSSSSGRIYDRTTVLIERDPIRLDEEGEEEGHCGGDDDGVTFITEGEGDEEEGSLAFMADPDAMSQGYVHHTISPDQIQFTINPGSTPMPRNIEGATLTLHSECPETKQREVKRYQCMFEGCTRTYSTAGNLRTHQKTHRGEYTFVCNQQGCGKAFLTSYSLKIHVRVHTKEKPFECDVQGCEKAFNTLYRLKAHQRLHTGKTFNCESEGCTKYFTTLSDLRKHIRTHTGEKPFRCDHDGCGKAFAASHHLKTHVRTHTGEKPFNCPSDGCEKTFSSQYSLKSHIRGHDKGQAFSVTLTHPLSEDANHSLCLSDLSLISTDSAELREQIHNAQNLDLNNVTPVKIFELMFQSPENSVSQDEVQPNESLTESFALDTPTPPRVTEASSLISFSLNPASSSSSCSHAAAATEALPCSQALAPASAAPPAATSMQPPTFVHISEGPAQTPNHVTSQHYVTLPSTFLQPDTVAQPTALSDPNSTPAVAAPVLSSTAASTTPAVSVIAGATSDPLAAVAQPVPLASGVVSNSGPATITIASTPSLLQPGLVMSDQNLQWILSSAANSNQTPEQSHQGGPKVEKVFFTTAIPVGGNAGSSVQQIGLSLPVIIIKQEESCQCHCACRDMTKDKSASSVVPTAAQPQPPEGAAPPPSQPQEPPPHPAAASSSSCCLPESSSKLGDIRKESVSSSSTQTFSTMVSGSASVNASSPHALANMDVSDFLSMQSPETAANIEALLLVTNDFNMPTDGNA, encoded by the exons ATGACTGAAAATGGCCCTCGCACAGAGGCGCCACTTTACTTTGAGGTGGAGgtggatgaagatgaagataagGTCCACTTCGACAAGGCCGAGCACCTGATGGCCGAAccctcgtcgtcgtcgtctgGCCGTATTTACGACCGAACCACCGTCCTCATCGAGCGGGACCCCATCCGGCTGGACGAGGAGGGCGAGGAGGAGGGTCACTGCGGAGGCGATGATGACGGGGTCACTTTCATCACTGAAGGCGAAGGAGATGAAGAGGAGGGGTCCCTGGCCTTTATGGCAGACCCGGACGCCATGTCTCAGGGTTATGTGCACCACACCATCTCGCCGGACCAGATCCAGTTCACTATTAATCCCGGATCCACCCCCATGCCACGAAACATAGAGGGCGCCACCCTCACCCTGCACTCTGAGTGTCCAGAGACGAAGCAGAGAGAG GTGAAACGCTACCAGTGTATGTTCGAAGGTTGCACAAGGACGTACAGCACGGCAGGCAACCTGCGCACGCACCAGAAAACTCATCGGGGAGAGTATACTTTTGTGTGCAACCAGCAAGGCTGTGGCAAGGCCTTCCTCACCTCGTACAGCCTCAAGATCCATGTCCGCGTGCACACTAAGGAGAAGCCGTTTGAGTGTGATGTGCAGGGTTGCGAGAAGGCCTTCAACACTCTGTACAG GCTAAAAGCACACCAGAGACTCCACACGGGCAAAACATTCAACTGTGAATCCGAGGGATGCACAAAGTACTTTACCACTCTTAGCGACCTGAGGAAGCACATTCGcacgcacactggagagaagCCATTCCG GTGCGACCATGACGGCTGCGGCAAAGCTTTTGCTGCAAGTCATCACCTAAAAACCCATGTACGGACCCACACAG GCGAGAAGCCTTTCAACTGTCCGAGTGACGGCTGCGAGAAGACGTTCAGCAGCCAGTACAGTCTGAAGAGCCACATCCGGGGTCACGACAAGGGACAGGCCTTCAGCGTCACCCTCACTCACCCGCTGTCTGAA GATGCAAATCATTCACTGTGCCTCAGTGATTTAAGTCTGATCTCCACTGACTCTGCTGAACTACGAGAGCAAATTCACAAT GCACAGAATTTAGATCTGAACAACGTGACCCCTGTGAAAATCTTTGAGCTCATGTTCCAGAGTCCTGAAAACAGCGTCAGCCAAGATGAGGTCCAGCCGAACG AGAGCCTCACTGAGTCATTCGCCCTGGACACCCCGACCCCGCCGAGGGTGACTGAAGCTTCATCTCTGATCTCGTTCTCCCTCAATCCcgcctcctcttcatcctcctgcTCCCACGCAGCCGCTGCCACCGAGGCTCTTCCTTGCTCTCAGGCCCTCGCACCCGCCTCAGCCGCGCCCCCCGCCGCCACTTCCATGCAGCCACCCACTTTTGTGCACATCTCCGAGGGACCTGCCCAAACTCCCAACCACGTCACCTCTCAGCACTACGTCACACTGCCATCCACATTCCTCCAGCCGGACACCGTCGCCCAACCTACTGCTCTGTCTGACCCGAACTCCACTCCCGCTGTAGCAGCCCCGGTCCTGAGCAGCACGGCGGCCAGCACTACTCCAGCCGTGTCTGTCATCGCAGGCGCCACCTCAGACCCTCTGGCAGCTGTAGCTCAACCCGTGCCTTTGGCCAGCGGCGTCGTTTCCAACTCCGGCCCAGCCACCATCACCATCGCTTCAACTCCCAGCCTGCTGCAGCCCGGCCTGGTCATGTCTGACCAGAACCTCCAGTGGATCCTGAGCAGTGCCGCTAACAGCAATCAGACCCCTGAACAA TCACATCAAGGAGGTCCAAAGGTAGAGAAGGTATTCTTCACTACAGCCATACCAGTGGGAGGAAATGCTG GCAGCTCTGTCCAGCAGATCGGCCTGAGCCTGccagtcatcatcatcaagcaGGAGGAGTCGTGCCAGTGTCATTGTGCCTGCAGGGACATGACAAAAGACAAGAGCGCCTCCTCTGTGGTCCCCACCGCAGCACAGCCCCAACCACCAGAAGGCGCCGCCCCTCCTCCGTCGCAGCCCCAAGAGCCCCCGCCACATCCTGCCgccgcctcctcttcctcgtgcTGCCTCCCGGAGTCTTCCTCCAAGTTGGGCGACATCAGAAAGGAGTCCGTCTCTTCTTCCTCAACGCAGACTTTCTCTACGATGGTGAGCGGCTCCGCCTCCGTCAACGCCTCGTCTCCTCACGCGCTGGCAAACATGGACGTGTCAGACTTCCTCTCCATGCAGAGCCCAGAGACGGCCGCCAACATTGAGGCTCTGTTGCTCGTCACCAACGACTTCAACATGCCCACTGATGGCAACGCTTAA